The following are encoded together in the Citrus sinensis cultivar Valencia sweet orange chromosome 1, DVS_A1.0, whole genome shotgun sequence genome:
- the LOC102626420 gene encoding protein RRC1 isoform X1 — protein sequence MSSFSITRKKTPFQKHREEEEAKKKRAEDETARLYAEFVESFQGDSGPGSKAFVRGGTIDPNDKLKEAEGEKSKDGVSVPKKGSRYVPSFIPPPLAAKGKDSERKKEEERPREKDRGKSRNIDNFMEELKHEQEMRERRNQEREHWRDGRHTESSAPSSRFDELPDDFDPSGKLPGSFDDGDPQTTNLYVGNLSPQVDENFLLRTFGRFGPIASVKIMWPRTEEERRRQRNCGFVAFMNRADGQAAKDEMQGVVVYEYELKIGWGKSVALPSQALPAPPPGQMAIRSKEGATVILSGPSGPPVTTVPSQNSELVLTPNVPDIMVIPPEDRHLRHVIDTLALYVLDGGCAFEQAIMERGRGNPLFNFLFELGSKEHTYYVWRLYSFAQGDTLQRWRTEPFIMITGSGRWIPPALPTSKSPEHEKESGTTYAAGRSRRAEPERTLTDSQRDEFEDMLRALTLERSQIKEAMGFALDNADAAGEIVEVLTESLTLKETPIPTKVARLMLVSDVLHNSSAPVKNASAYRTKFEATLPDIMESFNDLYRSITGRITAEALKERVLKVLQVWSDWFLFSDAYVNGLRATFLRSGNSGVTPFHSICGDAPEIDKKNNSEDTCDLSKTNQDTALAMGKGAAIKELMNLPLSELERRCRHNGLSLVGGREMMVARLLSLEDAEKQRGYELDDDLKSAHSQSSSGRYSRGWKETNMEAESMGLSGWNGYEEDEKLSQAVGSVPLGTMLTTPQPEIKAFTKKEKNDPVLPASKWALEDDESDDEQKRSSRGLGLSYSSSGSENAGDGPSKADDVDFTIDASIPVQPDSGMNEEQRQKLRRLEVSLIEYRESLEERGIKSSEEIEKKVAIHRKRLESEYGLADPNEDVSGNKRRDRRDEILDSRKRHRSQSQSESPPPRKSSIRDRERESDLDRDRERHRDRDRAHDFESERGRERREKSGSRERDDHDRDRGRDRDRDRRRRVK from the exons ATGAGTTCTTTCTCCATCACAAGGAAGAAAACTCCCTTTCAGAAGCACAGGGAAGAGGAAGAGGCAAAGAAAAAG AGAGCGGAGGATGAAACGGCTCGGTTGTATGCAGAGTTTGTGGAGTCATTTCAAGGGGATAGTGGGCCTGGGTCGAAGGCTTTTGTTAGAGGAGGAACAATTGATCCCAATGACAAATTGAAGGAGGCTGAAG GTGAAAAGTCCAAAGATGGGGTGTCTGTTCCAAAGAAGGGAAGTAG GTATGTTCCATCTTTCATACCTCCTCCTTTGGCAGCCAAGGGAAAAGACTCTGAAAGGAAG AAGGAGGAGGAGAGACCGAGGGAAAAGGATAGAGGGAAGTCTAGGAACATAGATAATTTTATGGAGGAGTTGAAGCATGAACAAGAGATGAGGGAGAGGCGAAATCAAGAGCGTGAACACTGGCGTGATGGTCGTCATACTGAAAGTTCTGCT CCGTCTAGTCGATTTGATGAACTGCCTGACGACTTTGATCCAAGTGGAAAGCTTCCTGGATCTTTTGACGATGGTGATCCACAGACTACAAATCTGTATGTTGGAAACCTCTCCCCACAG GTTGATGAGAATTTTCTCCTGCGGACTTTTGGAAGATTTGGGCCTATTGCTAGTGTGAAAATAATGTGGCCTAGAACAGAAGAAGAGCGAAGGCGGCAAAGAAATTGTGGTTTTGTAGCTTTTATGAATAGAGCTGATGGACAGGCTGCAAAAGATGAAATGCAAG GAGTTGTTGTTTATGAATATGAGTTGAAGATCGGGTGGGGTAAATCTGTTGCTCTCCCATCACAAGCACTACCTGCTCCTCCGCCAGGACAGATGGCCATTAGGAGTAAGGAG GGTGCTACGGTAATCTTGTCTGGTCCATCTGGTCCGCCAGTCACTACTGTGCCAAGTCAGAATTCTGAATTG GTTCTTACACCAAATGTACCTGATATAATGGTCATCCCGCCTGAGGATCGTCATTTGCGGCATGTAATTGATACATTGGCTCTATATGTTCTGGATGGAGGATGTGCTTTTGAACAAGCTATTATGGAGAGGGGTCGTGGGAATCCTCTTTTCAACTTCTTGTTTGAGCTTGGTTCAAAGGAGCATACTTACTATGTTTGGAGGCTATACTCTTTTGCTCAG GGTGATACTCTTCAAAGGTGGCGAACAGAACCTTTTATTATGATAACTGGCAGTGGAAG ATGGATACCACCAGCCCTGCCAACATCAAAAAGCCCAGAGCATGAAAAGGAGTCTGGTACCACCTATGCTGCAGGAAGAAGCAGG CGTGCGGAACCGGAACGGACTCTAACTGATTCACAGAGGGATGAATTTGAGGACATGCTACGTGCTTTAACCCTAGAAAGAAGTCAGATAAAGGAAGCCATGGGTTTTGCACTGGATAATGCTGATGCTGCTGGAGAG ATCGTTGAAGTTCTGACAGAATCTCTGACTCTTAAGGAGACCCCTATTCCAACAAAAGTTGCGAGGCTCATGCTTGTTTCTGATGTTCTCCATAATAGCAGTGCTCCTGTAAAAAATGCATCTGCATACCGTACAAAATTTGAAGCGACATTACCTGACATAATGGAAAGCTTCAATGACTTGTATCGCAGTATAACTGGAAGGATCACTGCCGAGGCCCTAAAG GAGCGAGTTTTGAAAGTGTTGCAAGTTTGGTCAGACTGGTTTCTGTTTTCAGATGCATATGTGAATGGATTACGGGCTACTTTCCTTCGATCTGGAAACTCTGGGGTGACACCTTTTCATTCTATATGTGGAGATGCACCAGAGATAGACAAGAAGAATAACTCTGAAGATACTTGTGATTTGAGCAAGACGAACCAAGATACTGCACTGGCAATGGGTAAAGGGGCTGCTATTAAGGAGCTAATGAACCTTCCCCTTTCTGAGCTTGAGAGACGTTGTAGACATAATGGGTTGTCTCTTGTTGGTGGTAGAGAAATGATGGTTGCACGATTGCTAAGCCTGGAAGATGCAGAAAAGCAGAGGGGCTACGAACTAGATGATGACTTGAAATCGGCTCATAGCCAATCTAGTTCTGGAAGATATTCACGTGGCTggaaagaaacaaatatggaAGCAGAGTCGATGGGATTGTCAGGGTGGAATGGTTATGAGGAGGATGAGAAGCTGTCACAAGCCGTGGGGTCTGTGCCTTTGGGTACAATGTTAACCACTCCACAGCCTGAAATAAAAGCCTTCacgaaaaaagagaaaaatgatcCTGTTTTGCCCGCCTCTAAATGGGCTCTGGAGGATGATGAAAGTGATGATGAACAAAAGAGAAGTTCCAGGGGCCTGGGATTGAGCTACTCTTCTTCTGGAAGTGAGAATGCTGGTGACGGACCTAGCAAGGCAGATGATGTTGACTTCACAATTGATGCAAGCATTCCAGTGCAACCCGACAGTGGAATGAACGAAGAACAAAG ACAAAAGTTGAGACGTCTTGAAGTTTCCTTAATAGAATATCGTGAATCTCTTGAGGAACGGGGTATCAAAAGTTCTGAGGAAATCGAGAAGAAAGTGGCAATCCATCGCAAGCGACTAGAGTCTGAGTACGGCTTGGCAGATCCTAATGAAGACGTTTCTGGGAACA AGAGGAGGGATAGACGGGATGAAATCCTTGATTCAAGAAAACGACACCGCAGCCAGAGCCAGAGTGAGAGCCCACCTCCACGGAAATCATCAATCAGGGACAGGGAGAGGGAAAGCGATTTAGATAGGGACCGGGAAAGGCATAGGGATAGAGATAGAGCTCATGACTTTGAGAgtgaaagaggaagagaacGTCGTGAAAAGAGTGGAAGTAGAGAGAGGGACGATCATGACAGAGACCGAGGCAGGGACAGAGACCGGGATAGAAGGAGACGGGTCAAATGA
- the LOC102626420 gene encoding protein RRC1 isoform X2, with translation MEELKHEQEMRERRNQEREHWRDGRHTESSAPSSRFDELPDDFDPSGKLPGSFDDGDPQTTNLYVGNLSPQVDENFLLRTFGRFGPIASVKIMWPRTEEERRRQRNCGFVAFMNRADGQAAKDEMQGVVVYEYELKIGWGKSVALPSQALPAPPPGQMAIRSKEGATVILSGPSGPPVTTVPSQNSELVLTPNVPDIMVIPPEDRHLRHVIDTLALYVLDGGCAFEQAIMERGRGNPLFNFLFELGSKEHTYYVWRLYSFAQGDTLQRWRTEPFIMITGSGRWIPPALPTSKSPEHEKESGTTYAAGRSRRAEPERTLTDSQRDEFEDMLRALTLERSQIKEAMGFALDNADAAGEIVEVLTESLTLKETPIPTKVARLMLVSDVLHNSSAPVKNASAYRTKFEATLPDIMESFNDLYRSITGRITAEALKERVLKVLQVWSDWFLFSDAYVNGLRATFLRSGNSGVTPFHSICGDAPEIDKKNNSEDTCDLSKTNQDTALAMGKGAAIKELMNLPLSELERRCRHNGLSLVGGREMMVARLLSLEDAEKQRGYELDDDLKSAHSQSSSGRYSRGWKETNMEAESMGLSGWNGYEEDEKLSQAVGSVPLGTMLTTPQPEIKAFTKKEKNDPVLPASKWALEDDESDDEQKRSSRGLGLSYSSSGSENAGDGPSKADDVDFTIDASIPVQPDSGMNEEQRQKLRRLEVSLIEYRESLEERGIKSSEEIEKKVAIHRKRLESEYGLADPNEDVSGNKRRDRRDEILDSRKRHRSQSQSESPPPRKSSIRDRERESDLDRDRERHRDRDRAHDFESERGRERREKSGSRERDDHDRDRGRDRDRDRRRRVK, from the exons ATGGAGGAGTTGAAGCATGAACAAGAGATGAGGGAGAGGCGAAATCAAGAGCGTGAACACTGGCGTGATGGTCGTCATACTGAAAGTTCTGCT CCGTCTAGTCGATTTGATGAACTGCCTGACGACTTTGATCCAAGTGGAAAGCTTCCTGGATCTTTTGACGATGGTGATCCACAGACTACAAATCTGTATGTTGGAAACCTCTCCCCACAG GTTGATGAGAATTTTCTCCTGCGGACTTTTGGAAGATTTGGGCCTATTGCTAGTGTGAAAATAATGTGGCCTAGAACAGAAGAAGAGCGAAGGCGGCAAAGAAATTGTGGTTTTGTAGCTTTTATGAATAGAGCTGATGGACAGGCTGCAAAAGATGAAATGCAAG GAGTTGTTGTTTATGAATATGAGTTGAAGATCGGGTGGGGTAAATCTGTTGCTCTCCCATCACAAGCACTACCTGCTCCTCCGCCAGGACAGATGGCCATTAGGAGTAAGGAG GGTGCTACGGTAATCTTGTCTGGTCCATCTGGTCCGCCAGTCACTACTGTGCCAAGTCAGAATTCTGAATTG GTTCTTACACCAAATGTACCTGATATAATGGTCATCCCGCCTGAGGATCGTCATTTGCGGCATGTAATTGATACATTGGCTCTATATGTTCTGGATGGAGGATGTGCTTTTGAACAAGCTATTATGGAGAGGGGTCGTGGGAATCCTCTTTTCAACTTCTTGTTTGAGCTTGGTTCAAAGGAGCATACTTACTATGTTTGGAGGCTATACTCTTTTGCTCAG GGTGATACTCTTCAAAGGTGGCGAACAGAACCTTTTATTATGATAACTGGCAGTGGAAG ATGGATACCACCAGCCCTGCCAACATCAAAAAGCCCAGAGCATGAAAAGGAGTCTGGTACCACCTATGCTGCAGGAAGAAGCAGG CGTGCGGAACCGGAACGGACTCTAACTGATTCACAGAGGGATGAATTTGAGGACATGCTACGTGCTTTAACCCTAGAAAGAAGTCAGATAAAGGAAGCCATGGGTTTTGCACTGGATAATGCTGATGCTGCTGGAGAG ATCGTTGAAGTTCTGACAGAATCTCTGACTCTTAAGGAGACCCCTATTCCAACAAAAGTTGCGAGGCTCATGCTTGTTTCTGATGTTCTCCATAATAGCAGTGCTCCTGTAAAAAATGCATCTGCATACCGTACAAAATTTGAAGCGACATTACCTGACATAATGGAAAGCTTCAATGACTTGTATCGCAGTATAACTGGAAGGATCACTGCCGAGGCCCTAAAG GAGCGAGTTTTGAAAGTGTTGCAAGTTTGGTCAGACTGGTTTCTGTTTTCAGATGCATATGTGAATGGATTACGGGCTACTTTCCTTCGATCTGGAAACTCTGGGGTGACACCTTTTCATTCTATATGTGGAGATGCACCAGAGATAGACAAGAAGAATAACTCTGAAGATACTTGTGATTTGAGCAAGACGAACCAAGATACTGCACTGGCAATGGGTAAAGGGGCTGCTATTAAGGAGCTAATGAACCTTCCCCTTTCTGAGCTTGAGAGACGTTGTAGACATAATGGGTTGTCTCTTGTTGGTGGTAGAGAAATGATGGTTGCACGATTGCTAAGCCTGGAAGATGCAGAAAAGCAGAGGGGCTACGAACTAGATGATGACTTGAAATCGGCTCATAGCCAATCTAGTTCTGGAAGATATTCACGTGGCTggaaagaaacaaatatggaAGCAGAGTCGATGGGATTGTCAGGGTGGAATGGTTATGAGGAGGATGAGAAGCTGTCACAAGCCGTGGGGTCTGTGCCTTTGGGTACAATGTTAACCACTCCACAGCCTGAAATAAAAGCCTTCacgaaaaaagagaaaaatgatcCTGTTTTGCCCGCCTCTAAATGGGCTCTGGAGGATGATGAAAGTGATGATGAACAAAAGAGAAGTTCCAGGGGCCTGGGATTGAGCTACTCTTCTTCTGGAAGTGAGAATGCTGGTGACGGACCTAGCAAGGCAGATGATGTTGACTTCACAATTGATGCAAGCATTCCAGTGCAACCCGACAGTGGAATGAACGAAGAACAAAG ACAAAAGTTGAGACGTCTTGAAGTTTCCTTAATAGAATATCGTGAATCTCTTGAGGAACGGGGTATCAAAAGTTCTGAGGAAATCGAGAAGAAAGTGGCAATCCATCGCAAGCGACTAGAGTCTGAGTACGGCTTGGCAGATCCTAATGAAGACGTTTCTGGGAACA AGAGGAGGGATAGACGGGATGAAATCCTTGATTCAAGAAAACGACACCGCAGCCAGAGCCAGAGTGAGAGCCCACCTCCACGGAAATCATCAATCAGGGACAGGGAGAGGGAAAGCGATTTAGATAGGGACCGGGAAAGGCATAGGGATAGAGATAGAGCTCATGACTTTGAGAgtgaaagaggaagagaacGTCGTGAAAAGAGTGGAAGTAGAGAGAGGGACGATCATGACAGAGACCGAGGCAGGGACAGAGACCGGGATAGAAGGAGACGGGTCAAATGA